Genomic segment of Rhodococcus rhodochrous:
ACCTGGCACTGAGTGCCGTGGTTACAATCGACTCATTCCGTCACGTCGCGAACCCTCGCCTCGCTATCCTCGAGGGAGCTACGCTCGCAAATCTGGCACCGCGTGCCGTTAGGAGTCCGCCGTCATGGCCCTCAATCCCGACTTCGACCTGTTCAAGCTCTCCGAGGAGCACGACGCTCTGCGCGAGGCCATCCGCGCGCTCGCCGAGAAGGAAATCGCGCCCTACGCCAAGGACGTCGACGAGAACTCCCGCTTCCCGCAGGAGGCCCTCGACGCCCTCAACAAGTCGGGCTTCAACGCTATCCACGTGCCCGAGCAGTTCGAAGGCCAGGGCGCCGACTCGATCGCCGCCTGCATCGTCATCGAAGAGGTCGCCCGAGTATGTGGCTCCTCCTCGCTGATCCCCGCCGTCAACAAGCTCGGTACCATGGGCCTGATCCTCCGCGGCTCCGACGAACTCAAGGCCAAGGTCCTCCCCGACATCGTCAACGGCGCGATGGCCTCCTACGCGCTGTCCGAGCGCGAGGCCGGCTCCGACGCCGCCTCCATGCGCACCCGCGCCAAGGCCGACGGCGACGACTGGATCCTCAACGGCTCCAAGTGCTGGATCACCAACGGTGGTAAGTCCACCTGGTACACCGTCATGGCCGTCACCGACCCCGAGAAGGGCGCCAACGGCATCTCCTCCTTCATGGTCCACAAGGACGACGAGGGCTTCGTCGTCGGACCGAAGGAGAAGAAGCTCGGCATCAAGGGCTCCCCCACCGCCGAGCTGTACTTCGAGAACTGCCGCATCCCCGGCGACCGCATCGTCGGCGAGCCGGGCACCGGCTTCAAGACCGCTCTCGCGACCCTCGACCACACCCGCCCCACCATCGGTGCGCAGGCCGTCGGCCTCGCCCAGGGCGCCCTCGACGCGGCGACCGCCTACGTCAAGGACCGCAAGCAGTTCGGCCGCCCGATCTCCGACAACCAGGGTGTGCAGTTCATGCTCGCCGACATGGCGATGAAGGTCGAGGCCGCACGCCTGATGGTCTACACCTCCGCTGCCCGCGCCGAGCGCGGCGAGCCCAACCTCGGCTTCATCTCGGCCGCCGCCAAGTGCTTCGCGTCGGACGTCGCGATGGAGGTCACCACCGACGCCGTGCAGCTGTTCGGTGGCGCCGGCTACACCACCGACTTCCCGGTCGAGCGCATGATGCGCGACGCCAAGATCACCCAGATCTACGAGGGCACCAACCAGATCCAGCGCGTCGTCATGTCGCGCGCTCTGCTGCGCTGACACCGGTCGCGTAGGTTACCCCCGGAACATCGAAGCGATCAGGAGTTACCGCAGTGGCAGTGGCAGTGGAAAAGGTAGGCGTGATCGGCGGCGGCACCATGGGTGCCGGTATCGCCGAGGTGTGCGCCAAGGCCGGTAGCGACGTCCTCGTCAAGGAGACCACCGAGGAGTTCGCCGCCGCGGCGCGCGAGCGTCTGAAGAAGTCGATCGGACGTGGCGTCAAGTCCGGCAAGATCACGCAGGAGGACGCCGACGCGGTCCTCGGACGGATCCGCGTCACGCTCGACCTGAACGAGTTCGCCGACCGCGACCTCGTCGTCGAGGCCGCACCCGAGATCGAGTCGCTCAAGGTGGAGATCTTCTCCGAGCTCGACAAGATCGTGAAGCCCGAGGGCATCCTCGCCACCAACACGTCGTCGATCCCCGTCATCAAAATGGCGCAGGCGACGCAGCGGCCCGGCAAGGTCGTGGGCGTGCACTTCTTCAACCCGGTGCCGGTGATGCCGCTCGTCGAGATCATCTCGGCGCTCACCACCGACGAGGCCACCGCCGACACGGTGTTCGACTACGCGAAGAACACCCTCGGCAAGACGGCCGTGCGCGCGGGCGACCGTGCAGGCTTCATCGTCAACGCCCTGCTCATCCCGTACCTGTGCTCGGCAGTGCGCATGCTCGAGTCGGGATACGCGACGAAGGAAGACATCGACGCCGCGATGAAGGGTGGCTGCGGCTACCCGATGGGTCCGCTGACCCTCATCGACACCGTCGGCCTCGACATCACCCTCAACGCCGCGCAGTCGCTGTACGACGAGTTCGCCGAGCCGCACTACGCACCCCCGGCACTGCTGCGTCGCATGGTCGACGCGGGTCGCCTGGGTCGCAAGACCG
This window contains:
- a CDS encoding acyl-CoA dehydrogenase, with amino-acid sequence MALNPDFDLFKLSEEHDALREAIRALAEKEIAPYAKDVDENSRFPQEALDALNKSGFNAIHVPEQFEGQGADSIAACIVIEEVARVCGSSSLIPAVNKLGTMGLILRGSDELKAKVLPDIVNGAMASYALSEREAGSDAASMRTRAKADGDDWILNGSKCWITNGGKSTWYTVMAVTDPEKGANGISSFMVHKDDEGFVVGPKEKKLGIKGSPTAELYFENCRIPGDRIVGEPGTGFKTALATLDHTRPTIGAQAVGLAQGALDAATAYVKDRKQFGRPISDNQGVQFMLADMAMKVEAARLMVYTSAARAERGEPNLGFISAAAKCFASDVAMEVTTDAVQLFGGAGYTTDFPVERMMRDAKITQIYEGTNQIQRVVMSRALLR
- a CDS encoding 3-hydroxybutyryl-CoA dehydrogenase gives rise to the protein MEKVGVIGGGTMGAGIAEVCAKAGSDVLVKETTEEFAAAARERLKKSIGRGVKSGKITQEDADAVLGRIRVTLDLNEFADRDLVVEAAPEIESLKVEIFSELDKIVKPEGILATNTSSIPVIKMAQATQRPGKVVGVHFFNPVPVMPLVEIISALTTDEATADTVFDYAKNTLGKTAVRAGDRAGFIVNALLIPYLCSAVRMLESGYATKEDIDAAMKGGCGYPMGPLTLIDTVGLDITLNAAQSLYDEFAEPHYAPPALLRRMVDAGRLGRKTGEGFYSYK